A stretch of the Lactuca sativa cultivar Salinas chromosome 9, Lsat_Salinas_v11, whole genome shotgun sequence genome encodes the following:
- the LOC111879356 gene encoding uncharacterized protein LOC111879356 isoform X1 gives MIKVKIRKTRTILEDRLVIMGVELDKKYAIIAIRACYRSASKHPVVAVLILFTIWFYRSFPLLFSLLVYASPILVSTAVLLGTLLLFGHQNASKIRKEGKQQHHHHHQIHNLRVRAIEDTGIDGKGARSEARENAIGKKNSDVSNVNLNDDHPRVQIIKRRNSIDNSVLMAYKKLKEEAKNEVYNHNQKIDLGGEKTMFVNRCAQFQPPHANNTEDHKRWETGSQHAETSFPTASMVGAFPMVHDLQQPEVPQNNHMLHVHRSEPEVPHHDAQTLHAHRSDSEVPHHAHTSHVHRNEPEVPRHHAQTLHVHRNEPEVLHHHAQTLHVHRNEAEVPHHAQMSNVNAYAASNHSLESDDHDDDDEEEEARTWTEDDQKNLRNLGKSEIERNQHMENLVARQKALRNMRIQAEENLVNINLDISYSSTPIASTRRNSNASTRRNSMDVPYDFNETVVESTPSDMMPRTNPYDLPYDSSGPSFQSDALSFQPNHEGGGSRQNEGYYTFGASENVSQRSRSSDDDDMVKVHHVTRDGRVYEFKASINGGETRKEKSNFESDSSSFQPNNQSSHRHESSDVGSSTLGGYVHNDEVKTSDVGEKGYQGKSSSESSSSSSSFSDVSDHLDDEEEEYDYRSAVMPSTPERQIQEQQRKNIQQSPKLEHGDGKLSQRPPKGLTSWFGWKP, from the exons ATGATTAAGGTCAAAATTAGGAAAACGAGGACGATTTTGGAGGACAGGCTCGTTATAATGGGGGTTGAATTGGACAAAAAGTACGCTATCATTGCAATCAGAGCTTGTTATAGATCAGCTTCGAAGCATCCCGTGGTGGCTGTTTTGATTCTTTTTACGATTTGGTTTTATCGATCATTCCCTCTGCTGTTTTCTCTTTTGGTGTATGCTTCTCCTATTCTCGTATCCACTGCTGTTCTGCTTGGAACTCTGTTACTTTTTGGTCATCAAAATGCATCCAAAATCCGAAAAGAAGgaaaacaacaacatcatcatcatcatcagatcCACAATCTGCGAGTTAGGGCTATCGAAGATACTGGAATTGATGGGAAAGGTGCAAGAAGTGAAGCGCGAGAAAATGCTATTGGGAAGAAAAATTCTGATGTTAGTAATGTGAATCTTAATGATGATCATCCTAGGGTACAAATTATTAAACGAAGAAACTCAATTGATAACAGTGTATTAATGGCTTATAAGAAGTTAAAAGAAGAAGCAAAGAATGAAGTGTACAATCACAATCAAAAGATCGATTTGGGTGGAGAGAAAACTATGTTTGTGAATCGTTGTGCTCAGTTTCAGCCTCCACATGCCAACAATACTGAGGATCATAAACGATGGGAGACAGGATCTCAGCATGCTGAAACTTCATTCCCAACTGCTTCCATGGTTGGTGCCTTTCCAATGGTTCATGATCTTCAGCAACCAGAAGTTCCTCAAAATAATCACATGTTGCATGTTCACAGAAGCGAACCAGAAGTTCCTCATCATGATGCTCAGACATTGCATGCTCACAGAAGCGACTCAGAAGTTCCTCATCATGCTCACACGTCGCATGTTCATAGAAACGAGCCAGAAGTTCCTCGTCATCATGCCCAGACATTGCATGTTCATAGAAACGAACCAGAAGTTCTTCATCATCATGCTCAGACATTGCATGTTCATAGAAATGAAGCAGAAGTTCCTCACCATGCTCAAATGTCGAATGTTAACGCATATGCTGCTTCCAATCATTCTCTTGAATCAGAtgatcatgatgatgatgatgaagaagaagaagcacgTACATGGACAGAAGATGACCAAAAGAATCTAAGAAATTTGGGAAAATCAGAAATAGAGAGAAACCAGCACATGGAGAATCTTGTCGCTAGGCAAAAAGCACTAAGAAACATGAGGATTCAAGCCGAAGAGAATTTGGTAAACATAAATCTTGATATTTCCTATAGTTCCACTCCCATTGCATCAACAAGAAGGAACTCCAATGCATCTACAAGAAGGAATTCAATGGATGTTCCTTATGATTTCAATGAAACTGTTGTTGAGTCCACTCCCTCGGATATGATGCCAAGAACAAACCCTTATGATCTTCCGTACGACTCAAGTGGGCCCAGTTTTCAATCAGATGCTTTATCCTTCCAACCAAACCATGAGGGAGGGGGATCCAGGCAAAACGAGGGTTATTATACTTTTGGGGCAAGTGAGAATGTCAGTCAAAGAAGCCGATCTTCTGATGATGACGACATGGTGAAGGTCCATCATGTTACAAGAGATGGCAGAGTTTATGAGTTTAAAGCAAGTATTAATGGGGGTGAGACACGAAAAGAAAAAAGTAATTTTGAATCGGATTCTTCATCCTTCCAACCAAACAACCAATCCAGCCATCGCCATGAGAGTTCTGATGTGGGTTCTTCAACTTTAGGGGGGTACGTACACAATGACGAGGTTAAAACAAGCGATGTGGGTGAGAAAG GTTATCAAGGGAAAAGTAGCAGTGAATCAAGTTCGTCGTCATCATCATTTTCTGATGTAAGTGATCACTTagatgatgaggaagaagaatACGATTATAGATCCGCAGTCATGCCATCAACACCAGAGAGACAG ATCCAGGAGCAACAACGGAAGAATATCCAACAAAGCCCTAAATTGGAGCATGGGGACGGGAAGTTGTCCCAAAGGCCGCCTAAGGGTCTAACCTCATGGTTTGGGTGGAAGCCATGA
- the LOC111879356 gene encoding uncharacterized protein LOC111879356 isoform X2 → MGVELDKKYAIIAIRACYRSASKHPVVAVLILFTIWFYRSFPLLFSLLVYASPILVSTAVLLGTLLLFGHQNASKIRKEGKQQHHHHHQIHNLRVRAIEDTGIDGKGARSEARENAIGKKNSDVSNVNLNDDHPRVQIIKRRNSIDNSVLMAYKKLKEEAKNEVYNHNQKIDLGGEKTMFVNRCAQFQPPHANNTEDHKRWETGSQHAETSFPTASMVGAFPMVHDLQQPEVPQNNHMLHVHRSEPEVPHHDAQTLHAHRSDSEVPHHAHTSHVHRNEPEVPRHHAQTLHVHRNEPEVLHHHAQTLHVHRNEAEVPHHAQMSNVNAYAASNHSLESDDHDDDDEEEEARTWTEDDQKNLRNLGKSEIERNQHMENLVARQKALRNMRIQAEENLVNINLDISYSSTPIASTRRNSNASTRRNSMDVPYDFNETVVESTPSDMMPRTNPYDLPYDSSGPSFQSDALSFQPNHEGGGSRQNEGYYTFGASENVSQRSRSSDDDDMVKVHHVTRDGRVYEFKASINGGETRKEKSNFESDSSSFQPNNQSSHRHESSDVGSSTLGGYVHNDEVKTSDVGEKGYQGKSSSESSSSSSSFSDVSDHLDDEEEEYDYRSAVMPSTPERQIQEQQRKNIQQSPKLEHGDGKLSQRPPKGLTSWFGWKP, encoded by the exons ATGGGGGTTGAATTGGACAAAAAGTACGCTATCATTGCAATCAGAGCTTGTTATAGATCAGCTTCGAAGCATCCCGTGGTGGCTGTTTTGATTCTTTTTACGATTTGGTTTTATCGATCATTCCCTCTGCTGTTTTCTCTTTTGGTGTATGCTTCTCCTATTCTCGTATCCACTGCTGTTCTGCTTGGAACTCTGTTACTTTTTGGTCATCAAAATGCATCCAAAATCCGAAAAGAAGgaaaacaacaacatcatcatcatcatcagatcCACAATCTGCGAGTTAGGGCTATCGAAGATACTGGAATTGATGGGAAAGGTGCAAGAAGTGAAGCGCGAGAAAATGCTATTGGGAAGAAAAATTCTGATGTTAGTAATGTGAATCTTAATGATGATCATCCTAGGGTACAAATTATTAAACGAAGAAACTCAATTGATAACAGTGTATTAATGGCTTATAAGAAGTTAAAAGAAGAAGCAAAGAATGAAGTGTACAATCACAATCAAAAGATCGATTTGGGTGGAGAGAAAACTATGTTTGTGAATCGTTGTGCTCAGTTTCAGCCTCCACATGCCAACAATACTGAGGATCATAAACGATGGGAGACAGGATCTCAGCATGCTGAAACTTCATTCCCAACTGCTTCCATGGTTGGTGCCTTTCCAATGGTTCATGATCTTCAGCAACCAGAAGTTCCTCAAAATAATCACATGTTGCATGTTCACAGAAGCGAACCAGAAGTTCCTCATCATGATGCTCAGACATTGCATGCTCACAGAAGCGACTCAGAAGTTCCTCATCATGCTCACACGTCGCATGTTCATAGAAACGAGCCAGAAGTTCCTCGTCATCATGCCCAGACATTGCATGTTCATAGAAACGAACCAGAAGTTCTTCATCATCATGCTCAGACATTGCATGTTCATAGAAATGAAGCAGAAGTTCCTCACCATGCTCAAATGTCGAATGTTAACGCATATGCTGCTTCCAATCATTCTCTTGAATCAGAtgatcatgatgatgatgatgaagaagaagaagcacgTACATGGACAGAAGATGACCAAAAGAATCTAAGAAATTTGGGAAAATCAGAAATAGAGAGAAACCAGCACATGGAGAATCTTGTCGCTAGGCAAAAAGCACTAAGAAACATGAGGATTCAAGCCGAAGAGAATTTGGTAAACATAAATCTTGATATTTCCTATAGTTCCACTCCCATTGCATCAACAAGAAGGAACTCCAATGCATCTACAAGAAGGAATTCAATGGATGTTCCTTATGATTTCAATGAAACTGTTGTTGAGTCCACTCCCTCGGATATGATGCCAAGAACAAACCCTTATGATCTTCCGTACGACTCAAGTGGGCCCAGTTTTCAATCAGATGCTTTATCCTTCCAACCAAACCATGAGGGAGGGGGATCCAGGCAAAACGAGGGTTATTATACTTTTGGGGCAAGTGAGAATGTCAGTCAAAGAAGCCGATCTTCTGATGATGACGACATGGTGAAGGTCCATCATGTTACAAGAGATGGCAGAGTTTATGAGTTTAAAGCAAGTATTAATGGGGGTGAGACACGAAAAGAAAAAAGTAATTTTGAATCGGATTCTTCATCCTTCCAACCAAACAACCAATCCAGCCATCGCCATGAGAGTTCTGATGTGGGTTCTTCAACTTTAGGGGGGTACGTACACAATGACGAGGTTAAAACAAGCGATGTGGGTGAGAAAG GTTATCAAGGGAAAAGTAGCAGTGAATCAAGTTCGTCGTCATCATCATTTTCTGATGTAAGTGATCACTTagatgatgaggaagaagaatACGATTATAGATCCGCAGTCATGCCATCAACACCAGAGAGACAG ATCCAGGAGCAACAACGGAAGAATATCCAACAAAGCCCTAAATTGGAGCATGGGGACGGGAAGTTGTCCCAAAGGCCGCCTAAGGGTCTAACCTCATGGTTTGGGTGGAAGCCATGA
- the LOC111879409 gene encoding glycosyltransferase BC10 has product MKTGRAWRVGIKDFLMMSGIRQRPHLKGPNWVIILVCLVSISLIGVYLYPPRNSAACYIFFSSSCSEPENTPAVPSRELTDEENAAHVVITEILKSTPVNSKNPKVAFMFLTPGRLPFEMLWDKFFQGHDGRFTVYVHASREQPAHTSPHFIGRNIRSDKVDWGKISMVDAERRLLMNALQDPDNQQFVLLSDSCVPLHHFDFVYNYLIFTNVSFIDCYDDPGPHGGGRYSEHMLPEVEYKDFRKGSQWFTMTRRHALLIMADSLYYKKFRLYCRPGMEGKNCYADEHYFPTLLHMVDPNGIANWSVTYVDWSERKWHPRSYKPPDITSKLLRNITGYEVSLHFTSDEKKTVLKTPCIWNGMQRPCFLFARKFYPETLDNLMQLFSNSTAF; this is encoded by the exons ATGAAGACAGGTAGAGCATGGCGTGTAGGCATAAAAGACTTTCTAATGATGTCTGGTATTCGACAAAGACCACATCTTAAAGGGCCAAATTGGGTTATTATATTAGTTTGTTTAGTAAGCATTTCTTTAATTGGAGTCTATCTATACCCACCTAGAAACTCTGCAGCCTGCTATATCTTTTTCTCCAGTAGTTGTTCAGAGCCTGAAAACACTCCAGCAGTTCCTTCTAGAGAATTAACCGATGAAGAGAATGCAGCCCATGTAGTGATCACAGAAATCTTGAAGTCAACTCCTGTTAACTCCAAGAACCCTAAAGTTGCTTTCATGTTCTTGACCCCTGGTCGATTACCCTTTGAAATGCTTTGGGACAAGTTTTTTCAA GGGCATGATGGTAGATTCACTGTTTATGTGCATGCCTCAAGAGAACAACCGGCTCATACTAGTCCACATTTCATTGGTCGGAATATACGAAGTGACAAG GTTGATTGGGGTAAAATATCCATGGTTGATGCAGAGAGGAGATTATTAATGAATGCACTTCAAGATCCAGATAATCAACaatttgttttgttatctgacaG CTGTGTACCTTTGCATCACTTTGATTTTGTGTACAACTACCTAATCTTCACAAATGTTAGCTTCATTGACTG TTATGATGATCCAGGTCCACATGGAGGTGGTAGATATTCAGAGCATATGTTACCTGAAGTTGAATATAAGGATTTTCGTAAGGGTTCACAG TGGTTCACTATGACCCGAAGGCATGCTTTGTTAATTATGGCAGATAGTCTTTATTACAAGAAATTTCGGCTTTACTGCAGA CCAGGTATGGAGGGGAAGAATTGCTATGCTGATGAACATTACTTTCCAACACTTCTCCAT atGGTTGATCCTAATGGGATTGCAAATTGGTCTGTAACATATGTAGATTGGTCTGAAAGAAAATGGCATCCAAGATCATATAAACCTCCAGATATTACTTCCAAGCTTCTTAGAAACATTACA GGTTATGAAGTAAGTCTACATTTCACAAGTGATGAAAAG AAGACCGTGTTAAAAACACCATGCATATGGAACGGAATGCAGCGGCCTTGCTTCCTATTTGCAAGGAAGTTCTATCCTGAAACTTTGGATAATTTGATGCAACTTTTCTCAAATTCTACTGCATTctga